A region of Aliivibrio fischeri DNA encodes the following proteins:
- a CDS encoding patatin-like phospholipase family protein, which produces MRKKTVSLVLGSGGARGLAHIGVIRWLEEHNFEIVSVSGCSIGTVVGGVYAAGKLDEFEAWMRTITKLDIVSLMDFNWGKGGLIKGEKVMNRLGDILGDLHIEDLSIPYTAVAADISNEKEVWLQKGSLLQAIRASISLPLYLMPIEFNGKTLIDGGVLNPVPIAPTFGDHSDITLAVNLAGEISHSIDDFEVNQVNISAEDSKEEDTPFHRKVSDYFGSLTAKTSRIDLGMYDIANQAFDAMQSTIARQKLASYPPDITVEIARDACGTFEFERTAEMIDLGYERAEHALKHLL; this is translated from the coding sequence ATGAGAAAAAAAACAGTATCGCTTGTTCTTGGTAGCGGAGGGGCAAGAGGGCTTGCTCATATTGGTGTTATCCGTTGGTTAGAAGAGCATAACTTTGAGATTGTATCGGTTTCAGGTTGCTCAATTGGTACTGTCGTTGGAGGTGTTTATGCTGCAGGTAAACTTGATGAGTTTGAAGCGTGGATGCGTACAATCACTAAGTTAGATATTGTTTCTTTAATGGATTTTAACTGGGGGAAAGGCGGTTTAATTAAAGGCGAAAAAGTAATGAATCGCCTTGGGGATATTTTAGGCGATCTTCATATTGAAGACCTTTCTATTCCTTATACTGCGGTTGCCGCTGATATCAGTAATGAAAAAGAAGTGTGGTTACAAAAAGGCTCTTTGTTACAAGCTATTAGAGCGTCTATTTCATTGCCTTTGTATTTAATGCCGATTGAATTTAATGGTAAGACGTTAATTGATGGTGGTGTGCTAAACCCAGTACCGATTGCTCCAACGTTTGGTGATCATTCAGATATAACGTTAGCAGTTAACTTAGCTGGGGAGATCAGTCATAGTATTGATGACTTTGAAGTCAACCAAGTAAATATTTCAGCTGAAGATTCAAAAGAAGAAGACACACCGTTCCATAGAAAAGTCAGTGACTACTTTGGTTCTTTAACAGCAAAAACATCAAGAATTGATTTAGGGATGTATGATATTGCTAACCAAGCCTTTGATGCGATGCAAAGTACCATTGCGAGACAAAAGCTAGCATCATACCCGCCAGATATTACGGTTGAAATTGCACGAGATGCATGTGGAACATTTGAATTTGAACGTACTGCGGAAATGATAGATTTAGGTTACGAGAGAGCTGAACACGCTTTAAAACATCTATTGTAA
- the ybaK gene encoding Cys-tRNA(Pro) deacylase, protein MTPATKLLKKAKIEHQVLEYHHDPKTQAYGLEAAEKLGLDQKEVFKTLVVQVDEKELVVGIIPVADQLSMKLIAKAVKGKKAKMADPAVVQKTTGYVLGGVSPLGQKKRLKTVIDITAESLESIYVSGGKRGLDIGLAPKDLQQVLNAQFLDIKAE, encoded by the coding sequence ATGACACCAGCAACAAAGTTATTAAAAAAAGCAAAAATTGAACATCAGGTGCTTGAGTATCATCATGATCCTAAAACTCAAGCATATGGTCTTGAGGCAGCGGAAAAGTTGGGATTAGATCAAAAAGAAGTATTTAAAACATTAGTTGTACAAGTGGATGAAAAAGAGCTCGTTGTAGGTATTATTCCAGTTGCAGATCAACTTAGTATGAAGCTAATTGCAAAAGCGGTTAAAGGTAAAAAAGCAAAAATGGCTGATCCTGCTGTGGTTCAAAAGACAACTGGCTATGTGCTTGGAGGTGTCAGTCCTCTTGGTCAAAAGAAGCGCTTAAAAACAGTCATTGATATTACAGCTGAATCTCTGGAAAGCATTTATGTTAGTGGTGGCAAAAGAGGTTTAGATATTGGTCTTGCGCCAAAAGATTTACAACAAGTGCTAAATGCGCAGTTTTTGGATATTAAAGCTGAGTAA
- a CDS encoding formate--tetrahydrofolate ligase, whose translation MKSDIEICQTATLTRMKTIASNLGLHDDDITPQGPFKAKVNIDALKRLKSEPNGKLILVSAITPTPLGEGKTVTTIGLAQGLAKLGESVSACIRQPSMGPVFGVKGGAAGGGYSQVAPMEELNLHLTGDIHAITAAHNLASAAIDARIYHEQRLGYDVFSEKNELPALRIDPQRVVWKRVMDHNDRALRMVTIGKNEDGKTINGYEREDGFDITAASELMAILALATDLQDLRQRIGRIVVAYNLDGEPVTTEDLQVAGAMTVTMKFAINPTLMQTLEGVPTFVHSGPFANIAHGNSSIIADNIALKLTDYTVTEGGFGSDMGFEKACNIKAPLSEKSPDCAVLVATLRGIKANSGLFPLSPGQSLPKELFAPNKKALDAGLDNLLWHINNCAKYGLPVVVAINRFPEDTQEELDSLLNWVSNLDMNVDVAISEAFVKGGNGTLELAEKVIKACQQETQFTPLYTSEMSLFDKLNAVAIKGYGAERIELSEKAQQQLAAFEKLGYQSLSVCMAKTPASISTDGNIKGAPTDFVVPIRELKLCAGAGFIYALCGNVMTMPGLPEKPAFMNLDIDGDGNIVGLS comes from the coding sequence ATGAAAAGCGATATTGAAATCTGCCAAACTGCGACACTTACACGAATGAAAACGATTGCGTCAAACTTAGGACTGCATGATGATGACATTACTCCGCAAGGTCCATTTAAGGCAAAAGTAAATATCGACGCCTTAAAACGATTAAAATCAGAACCAAATGGTAAATTAATTTTAGTCAGCGCCATCACTCCAACACCACTTGGTGAAGGTAAAACGGTAACCACTATTGGCCTTGCTCAAGGGCTAGCTAAATTAGGTGAATCCGTCAGTGCTTGTATTCGACAGCCATCAATGGGGCCCGTTTTTGGTGTAAAAGGAGGTGCCGCTGGCGGTGGTTATAGCCAAGTAGCTCCAATGGAAGAGTTAAACCTACACTTAACTGGTGACATCCATGCCATCACCGCAGCTCATAACCTAGCTTCTGCTGCCATTGATGCTCGTATCTATCATGAACAGCGTTTAGGTTATGACGTTTTCTCAGAAAAGAATGAGTTACCCGCTTTACGTATTGACCCTCAACGCGTGGTCTGGAAACGTGTAATGGACCACAATGACCGTGCTCTTCGCATGGTTACCATTGGCAAAAATGAAGATGGCAAAACCATTAATGGCTATGAGCGTGAAGATGGGTTTGATATTACTGCGGCTTCAGAATTAATGGCTATCTTAGCACTTGCAACCGATTTACAAGACTTACGCCAACGAATTGGTCGTATTGTTGTTGCTTATAATTTAGATGGTGAACCAGTAACGACTGAAGATTTACAAGTCGCTGGTGCAATGACGGTAACCATGAAGTTTGCGATTAATCCAACATTGATGCAGACATTGGAAGGTGTACCTACCTTTGTTCACTCTGGACCATTTGCAAATATTGCCCACGGTAACTCATCAATCATTGCTGATAACATCGCTTTAAAATTAACGGATTATACCGTTACCGAAGGTGGCTTTGGCTCAGATATGGGATTCGAAAAAGCCTGTAATATCAAAGCACCGTTATCAGAAAAATCACCAGATTGTGCGGTTTTAGTCGCAACATTACGTGGTATTAAAGCCAATTCAGGCCTATTCCCTCTATCACCAGGCCAATCGTTACCTAAAGAATTATTTGCTCCAAATAAAAAAGCATTAGATGCTGGTCTTGATAACTTATTATGGCACATCAATAACTGTGCTAAATACGGCTTGCCTGTCGTTGTCGCTATTAACCGATTCCCGGAAGACACTCAAGAAGAGCTAGATTCATTATTAAATTGGGTTTCTAATTTAGACATGAATGTCGATGTAGCAATTAGCGAAGCGTTTGTTAAAGGCGGTAACGGTACATTAGAGTTAGCTGAAAAAGTAATTAAAGCGTGTCAACAAGAGACACAATTTACTCCTTTATATACTTCTGAGATGAGCTTATTCGATAAACTTAATGCTGTGGCAATAAAAGGTTATGGTGCTGAACGAATCGAATTATCAGAAAAAGCCCAGCAACAATTAGCGGCATTTGAAAAATTAGGTTACCAATCATTATCTGTCTGTATGGCAAAAACACCTGCTTCTATTTCTACTGATGGAAATATCAAAGGTGCACCAACGGATTTTGTTGTGCCTATCAGAGAATTAAAACTCTGTGCAGGTGCTGGCTTTATCTATGCATTATGCGGAAATGTAATGACAATGCCAGGGTTACCAGAAAAACCAGCATTCATGAATTTGGACATTGATGGCGATGGTAACATCGTTGGATTAAGCTAA
- a CDS encoding YfbU family protein produces MDMTNAQRLILSNQYYLMSQMDPANAEKYKRQQLIVERGYELQIRELDKDFGCITETECREIIDFMEMYHAMQESYNMLSEECQAKVDARRLQFLGFDIATEAQQVNYVRFLTSSEGLYPQFDKADHHFNSQMPMLDKYRRMLTTWRNCPRQYHLCSTELAQIFNA; encoded by the coding sequence ATGGATATGACAAATGCTCAACGCTTAATCCTTTCAAACCAGTACTACTTAATGTCTCAAATGGACCCTGCAAATGCAGAAAAGTACAAACGCCAACAACTGATTGTTGAACGTGGTTACGAATTACAAATTCGCGAGCTTGATAAAGATTTTGGCTGTATTACAGAAACAGAATGTCGTGAAATTATCGATTTCATGGAGATGTACCATGCAATGCAAGAATCTTACAATATGCTTTCTGAAGAATGCCAAGCAAAAGTAGATGCTCGCCGTCTTCAATTCTTAGGCTTTGATATTGCAACTGAAGCACAACAAGTAAACTATGTTCGTTTCTTAACAAGCTCAGAAGGTTTATACCCTCAGTTTGATAAAGCAGACCACCACTTTAATAGCCAAATGCCAATGCTTGATAAGTACCGTCGTATGCTAACAACATGGCGTAACTGTCCTCGCCAATATCACCTATGTTCAACGGAATTAGCGCAAATTTTTAACGCATAA
- a CDS encoding porin produces the protein MKKTLLALAVPALLMAGSASAATVYTAEDGSTIDVYSRLGFNITDRAGMGEDGDAVGNFDARIGLGGSQVVNDKVSVIGWAEYSVGAAEQRGTDNSFTPRYVWAGIDASEAGKVTFGRVASGIIMLSDVGDVFAASDVVLGRQLELVDNSAAQTFRQDGTIQYQNSFGAFDMSVAYILGNSESNQDGSYNAAARYTFDMGDAGQLIPIAAYQANSTGDTGSNANRDYTFWGAGLQYKLNALTLGAMYNQDEIEGQGISGTSKDKSYELTAVYNINDDWTARAGYRALENTGGDETEYKDTTLEVQYHLTERSSIYTSYVMRNGENGTGLGTPAVMTWNNAEEDYYHLGLRYEF, from the coding sequence ATGAAAAAGACACTTTTAGCACTAGCGGTACCAGCACTATTAATGGCTGGCTCAGCATCAGCTGCAACTGTATATACAGCAGAAGATGGTTCGACAATCGATGTATATAGCCGTTTAGGTTTCAATATTACTGACCGTGCAGGTATGGGTGAAGATGGCGATGCTGTTGGTAATTTTGATGCACGTATTGGTCTTGGTGGTTCTCAAGTAGTTAATGATAAAGTTTCTGTAATTGGTTGGGCTGAATATTCAGTTGGTGCAGCAGAGCAACGTGGTACAGATAACAGCTTTACTCCTCGTTATGTTTGGGCTGGTATTGATGCATCTGAAGCGGGTAAAGTAACTTTCGGCCGTGTTGCTTCTGGCATTATCATGCTTTCTGATGTAGGTGATGTATTTGCTGCATCTGATGTGGTTTTAGGTCGTCAGTTAGAACTTGTTGATAACTCAGCAGCTCAAACTTTCCGTCAAGACGGTACAATTCAATATCAAAACAGCTTTGGTGCTTTTGATATGTCTGTTGCTTACATTTTAGGTAACTCTGAGTCTAATCAAGATGGTTCTTACAATGCTGCGGCTCGTTACACATTTGATATGGGTGATGCAGGTCAATTAATTCCAATTGCAGCATATCAAGCGAACAGCACTGGCGATACAGGTAGCAATGCAAATCGTGATTACACGTTCTGGGGTGCAGGTCTTCAATATAAACTAAATGCATTAACACTTGGTGCTATGTACAACCAAGATGAAATTGAAGGGCAAGGTATCTCTGGTACTTCTAAAGATAAGAGTTACGAGTTAACCGCTGTATATAACATTAATGATGATTGGACAGCTCGTGCTGGCTACCGTGCATTAGAGAATACCGGTGGTGATGAAACTGAATACAAAGATACAACATTAGAAGTTCAATATCACTTAACAGAGCGCTCTTCTATTTACACAAGCTACGTAATGCGTAACGGTGAAAATGGTACAGGACTAGGAACTCCAGCTGTTATGACTTGGAATAACGCTGAAGAAGATTACTATCACTTAGGTCTTCGCTATGAATTCTAA
- the rlmA gene encoding 23S rRNA (guanine(745)-N(1))-methyltransferase, with protein sequence MSYQCPLCQHELHFSNNQYRCENNHQFDNAKEGYVNLMPAHHKRSKNPGDNKEMMQARRAFLEAGHYQPMQQKVADLCQQYVTSDSASLLDIGCGEGYYTSKIAAQLDGKEAQVFGLDISKVAIKYAAKRYLNCKFSVASSHRLPFADQSLDGVVRIYAPCKGEELHRAIKDGGYLFTVTPAGHHLYELREGVYGDVRLHDEEPENINGFELIEEQKLTYHMQLNGTEALQLLDMTPFAWKATSEFKMNLKALENFNCKADFMIRVYKK encoded by the coding sequence ATGTCTTATCAATGTCCTTTGTGCCAGCATGAGTTGCACTTTTCTAACAATCAATATCGTTGTGAAAACAATCATCAATTTGATAACGCAAAAGAAGGTTATGTAAACCTAATGCCTGCTCATCACAAACGTTCTAAAAATCCAGGTGATAATAAAGAGATGATGCAAGCAAGACGTGCATTTTTAGAAGCAGGGCATTACCAACCAATGCAGCAAAAAGTGGCTGATTTATGTCAACAGTATGTCACCAGCGATTCAGCCTCTTTACTGGATATTGGTTGTGGTGAAGGTTATTACACCTCCAAAATAGCAGCTCAACTGGATGGTAAAGAAGCACAGGTCTTTGGTTTAGATATTTCTAAAGTAGCTATTAAGTATGCAGCTAAAAGATATTTAAACTGTAAATTTAGTGTAGCTTCAAGCCATCGTTTACCTTTTGCAGATCAAAGCTTAGATGGCGTTGTTCGTATCTATGCTCCTTGCAAGGGTGAAGAATTGCATCGTGCAATTAAAGATGGAGGCTACCTATTTACAGTAACACCTGCAGGCCATCATCTATATGAATTACGTGAAGGCGTTTATGGTGATGTTCGCTTACACGATGAAGAACCAGAAAATATAAATGGATTTGAACTTATTGAAGAGCAGAAATTAACTTACCATATGCAATTAAATGGTACAGAAGCATTACAGCTGCTTGATATGACGCCATTCGCTTGGAAAGCAACTTCTGAGTTTAAAATGAACCTAAAAGCGTTAGAAAACTTCAATTGTAAAGCCGATTTCATGATTCGAGTTTACAAAAAATAG
- a CDS encoding outer membrane beta-barrel protein, with protein MKYLLSCALLLISCNCFAKFDGLYLSSGLAKSSLTLNGAEIDLDNGLFIKAGYPFMLAPEYYLIVELEYNKLGDYEHHYSNGANYDNTEVEASSIGANLKYQSYLFDTEFYLASILGVHQYSLDLMVDTYSQNTLNGKTITTTITGENSISEVGLSYGVELGYSLPYSLNIAASYTMGRIIANGIGIDFITSQVTLSYVF; from the coding sequence ATGAAGTACTTACTTTCTTGCGCATTGCTGCTTATCTCTTGTAACTGTTTTGCTAAATTTGATGGTCTTTACCTATCATCAGGCTTGGCTAAATCATCACTCACTCTTAACGGTGCTGAAATTGATTTAGATAACGGATTATTTATCAAAGCAGGCTACCCATTCATGCTTGCTCCAGAGTATTACCTTATTGTTGAACTTGAATACAATAAACTGGGTGATTATGAACATCATTATTCAAATGGCGCTAATTACGACAACACAGAGGTCGAAGCGAGCTCTATAGGAGCAAACTTAAAATACCAATCTTATTTGTTTGATACCGAGTTTTACCTAGCAAGTATTTTGGGTGTACATCAATATTCTTTAGATTTAATGGTTGATACGTATTCTCAAAATACGCTAAATGGAAAAACAATTACCACAACCATTACTGGTGAGAATTCAATTAGTGAAGTAGGTTTATCATATGGAGTTGAGTTAGGATACTCGCTGCCCTACTCTCTAAATATTGCAGCGAGTTATACGATGGGACGTATTATAGCTAATGGAATTGGAATCGATTTCATTACCAGTCAGGTTACATTAAGTTACGTCTTTTAA
- the clcA gene encoding H(+)/Cl(-) exchange transporter ClcA, with product MPKSPNFRFFQGGMLKHRTTPKFLTTQTDYYALLLLSALVGGIAGSVVAMFEASIRLIGEQRLHFLDSLPYSEFIAPIGAVVAGAAMAALGFWLTFKFAPEVAGSGIPHIEGALDGTHEIRWHRVLPVKFIAGTLTIGSGMVLGREGPSIQIGGAVGRMVASKGKRFSHSSHILTAAGAAAGLAAAFNAPLAGILFIVEEMRPQFRYNITSIKCVTLATAVATIVMRSLHGQEAFLTIPSFEVPPLRSLILFAILGIIFGIIGVNFNKWILKGTSKVKKFHQNKLSRIVLMGAAFGATFSFLHLVAPELSGSGMAIITEMFHSPMAWILMVGFFVLRVIVTVACFSSGAPGGIFAPMLALGTLLGLSYGMVMSAWFPGWIAEPGVYAIAGMGALFAATVRAPVTGVILVVEMTNNYQLILPLLVTTLGATFIAQALGGQPLYSALLKQSLVKDKELRADHQAPLKDVT from the coding sequence ATGCCAAAATCACCCAATTTTCGTTTCTTTCAAGGTGGGATGCTTAAACATCGCACAACTCCAAAATTTTTAACCACACAAACTGATTACTATGCACTGCTGCTTTTATCTGCTTTAGTTGGCGGTATTGCTGGTTCCGTTGTTGCCATGTTTGAAGCGTCTATTCGACTCATTGGTGAACAGCGCTTACATTTTCTTGATTCACTTCCTTATTCTGAATTTATTGCTCCAATTGGTGCTGTAGTTGCTGGTGCTGCAATGGCTGCGTTAGGTTTTTGGTTAACGTTTAAGTTTGCTCCAGAAGTGGCAGGTAGTGGTATTCCACACATTGAAGGCGCATTGGATGGCACGCATGAAATTCGTTGGCATCGAGTTCTACCTGTTAAATTTATTGCAGGTACATTAACTATTGGCTCTGGAATGGTATTGGGGCGTGAAGGGCCTTCTATACAAATTGGTGGTGCGGTAGGTCGAATGGTTGCGAGTAAAGGAAAGCGATTTAGTCACTCTTCTCATATTTTGACTGCTGCGGGTGCTGCTGCTGGCTTGGCTGCTGCCTTTAATGCGCCATTAGCAGGTATTCTTTTTATTGTAGAAGAGATGCGACCACAATTTAGATATAACATTACTTCAATTAAATGCGTGACATTAGCAACAGCGGTTGCAACGATCGTTATGCGTTCATTGCATGGACAGGAAGCCTTTTTAACCATCCCTAGTTTTGAAGTTCCACCACTAAGATCGCTTATCTTGTTTGCTATTTTAGGGATTATCTTTGGCATTATTGGAGTAAACTTTAATAAATGGATCCTTAAAGGAACAAGTAAAGTTAAGAAATTTCATCAGAACAAATTATCTCGAATTGTTCTTATGGGGGCGGCTTTTGGTGCTACCTTCTCATTCTTACATTTAGTTGCTCCCGAACTTTCAGGCAGTGGCATGGCGATCATTACTGAAATGTTTCATAGCCCAATGGCTTGGATTCTTATGGTTGGCTTCTTTGTTCTTCGAGTGATTGTGACTGTTGCTTGTTTTTCATCGGGTGCTCCAGGAGGGATTTTTGCCCCAATGTTAGCTTTAGGCACTTTGCTTGGCTTATCTTATGGTATGGTGATGTCAGCTTGGTTCCCTGGTTGGATAGCGGAACCTGGTGTTTATGCGATTGCTGGCATGGGCGCATTGTTTGCTGCAACGGTTAGAGCGCCAGTAACTGGGGTGATTCTTGTTGTAGAAATGACCAATAATTATCAATTAATTTTACCTTTATTGGTTACAACATTGGGCGCAACGTTTATTGCTCAGGCTTTAGGTGGTCAACCCCTTTATTCTGCCTTATTGAAACAATCATTAGTTAAGGACAAAGAGTTAAGAGCAGATCACCAAGCTCCTTTAAAAGACGTAACTTAA
- the lpxM gene encoding lauroyl-Kdo(2)-lipid IV(A) myristoyltransferase (LpxM is lauroyl-Kdo(2)-lipid IV(A) myristoyltransferase, an enzyme characterized in Escherichia coli and involved in biosynthesis of the form of lipid A found in that species and some closely related species.), which translates to MTEKIDKNVYNPTFQWAFLHPRYWPTWLGIGFAIILAFIPFRLRDKLAAKIVKLVLKKPSGGIKRAKLNIATCFPEKSEQEQQKLLEDTYITGAQVMLGFSELLVRSRKHNEKRGIFVGGENLFPLLEQKENIIILAPHAWAIDFPAILLASRGYHVTTMMKPQKNPITDWLMHVQRMQYGGKIYARSAGIKPLIKAIKEGYLAYYLPDEDHGPQNSVFVPFFATQKATLKGFGKLARLSKAKVVPMLPSYNSETGQFEIITLPAIADFPSGDEETDARAMNIAIEQLVTERPEQYMWVLNLLRSRPDGSRLY; encoded by the coding sequence ATTCCTTCATCCTAGATACTGGCCAACGTGGCTTGGGATTGGTTTTGCTATTATTTTGGCTTTTATTCCATTTCGATTACGTGACAAATTAGCAGCGAAAATCGTTAAATTAGTACTTAAGAAACCAAGTGGTGGTATTAAGCGTGCTAAGTTAAATATTGCGACCTGTTTTCCTGAAAAATCAGAACAAGAGCAACAGAAACTGCTTGAAGATACTTATATTACGGGTGCTCAAGTTATGCTTGGCTTTTCTGAGTTGCTTGTTCGTAGCCGTAAGCATAATGAAAAACGTGGTATTTTTGTGGGAGGAGAGAATTTATTTCCTCTTCTTGAGCAGAAAGAAAACATCATTATTTTAGCACCTCATGCATGGGCTATTGATTTTCCAGCTATCTTATTAGCTTCTCGTGGTTATCATGTAACCACAATGATGAAACCACAGAAAAACCCAATTACAGACTGGCTAATGCACGTTCAGCGAATGCAATATGGCGGTAAGATCTATGCTCGTAGTGCGGGTATTAAACCGTTAATTAAAGCGATCAAAGAAGGCTACTTAGCGTATTACCTACCAGATGAAGATCATGGTCCTCAAAATAGTGTATTTGTGCCTTTCTTTGCGACTCAGAAAGCGACGCTAAAAGGGTTTGGTAAATTAGCTCGCTTATCAAAAGCGAAAGTAGTGCCAATGTTGCCATCTTATAACTCTGAAACGGGTCAGTTTGAAATTATTACCTTACCCGCTATTGCTGATTTTCCATCTGGTGATGAAGAAACAGATGCTCGCGCGATGAATATTGCCATTGAGCAGCTTGTGACTGAGCGTCCTGAACAATATATGTGGGTATTAAACTTACTACGCTCTCGTCCAGATGGTAGCCGTTTGTATTAA